One Stegostoma tigrinum isolate sSteTig4 chromosome 22, sSteTig4.hap1, whole genome shotgun sequence DNA segment encodes these proteins:
- the mrpl38 gene encoding 39S ribosomal protein L38, mitochondrial isoform X1, with product MAVLVRMWTGSLCGLVRSLKVMEPVRTVTGSAVLCKRAAPLGPMPNEDIDVTNLESLEKYRSYARYLQQAEEKSRQPTWWKTYKQYTQEPASEKIDIGLPHFRESRKKQLRERRRITRENHKNSDLERQARHRTLSVPLDEVKAEWEITNGPFHLRKISEHYAVYRDLFNGATFLPRVMLRVQYDCEDDVVPVYHGNVVTPTEALNSPKVSFEAEAGSLWTLLFTNPDGHLRDNDSEYVHWLVGNIPGNAVSDGEDVCHYFPPFPAKGTGYHRCIFILFKQDKVIDFKEDFRPLPCHSLKMRTFKTLDFYKKHEDLLTPAGLAFFQCRWDESVTDIFHKLLDMKEPVFEYDFPPVYHPPQKKYPHGQPLRYLDRYRDSHEPTYGIY from the exons ATGGCGGTGTTGGTGAGGATGTGGACCGGTTCCTTGTGTGGTTTGGTGCGGAGCCTGAAGGTCATGGAGCCGGTCAGGACGGTGACGGGCAGCG CTGTGCTTTGTAAACGTGCGGCTCCATTGGGGCCAATGCCCAACGAAGACATTGATGTGACAAACCTGGAGTCTCTGGAAAAGTACCGTAGCTATGCCCGATATCTGCAGCAAGCAGAGGAAAAGAGCCGGCAGCCAACCTGGTGGAAGACTTATAAGCAATACACACAAGAGCCTG CTTCGGAGAAAATTGACATTGGTCTCCCTCATTTTAGAGAATCTCGGAAGAAGCAACTGAGGGAGCGCAGGCGCATCACCAGGGAAAACCACAAAAACTCTGACCTTGAAAGACAAGCACGACATAGGACAT TGTCAGTTCCGCTGGACGAGGTGAAAGCTGAATGGGAGATAACAAACGGGCCTTTCCATTTGCGGAAAATCAGCGAACACTATGCTGTTTACAGAGACCTGTTCAACGGAGCAACTTTCCTTCCTCGTGTGATGCTGCGTGTTCAGTATGACTGTGAGGATGACGTTGTGCCAGTATATCATGGGAATGTGGTCACCCCCACAGAG GCTTTAAATTCTCCAAAAGTGTCTTTTGAAGCAGAAGCGGGGTCCCTTTGGACACTGCTGTTTACCAATCCAG ACGGACATCTGAGAGACAATGATTCCGAGTATGTCCACTGGCTGGT CGGTAATATACCTGGGAATGCTGTATCAGATGGAGAGGATGTCTGTCATTATTTCCCCCCTTTCCCTGCCAAAGGTACAGGATATCACCGCTGCATCTTCATCCTTTTTAAGCAGGATAAAGTAATCGACTTCAAAGAAGACTTCAGACCATTGCCCTG TCACAGTTTGAAGATGCGAACCTTTAAGACTTTGGATTTCTACAAGAAACATGAGGATCTGTTGACTCCAGCTGGACTGGCTTTCTTTCAGTGTCGTTGGGATGAGTCAGTCACAGACATCTTCCACAAACTGCTGG ATATGAAGGAGCCGGTGTTTGAATATGACTTTCCTCCAGTCTACCATCCGCCTCAGAAGAAATACCCTCATGGTCAGCCGCTCCGGTACCTGGATCGATATAGAGACAGCCATGAGCCCACCTATGGGATCTACTGA
- the mrpl38 gene encoding 39S ribosomal protein L38, mitochondrial isoform X2 yields the protein MPNEDIDVTNLESLEKYRSYARYLQQAEEKSRQPTWWKTYKQYTQEPASEKIDIGLPHFRESRKKQLRERRRITRENHKNSDLERQARHRTLSVPLDEVKAEWEITNGPFHLRKISEHYAVYRDLFNGATFLPRVMLRVQYDCEDDVVPVYHGNVVTPTEALNSPKVSFEAEAGSLWTLLFTNPDGHLRDNDSEYVHWLVGNIPGNAVSDGEDVCHYFPPFPAKGTGYHRCIFILFKQDKVIDFKEDFRPLPCHSLKMRTFKTLDFYKKHEDLLTPAGLAFFQCRWDESVTDIFHKLLDMKEPVFEYDFPPVYHPPQKKYPHGQPLRYLDRYRDSHEPTYGIY from the exons ATGCCCAACGAAGACATTGATGTGACAAACCTGGAGTCTCTGGAAAAGTACCGTAGCTATGCCCGATATCTGCAGCAAGCAGAGGAAAAGAGCCGGCAGCCAACCTGGTGGAAGACTTATAAGCAATACACACAAGAGCCTG CTTCGGAGAAAATTGACATTGGTCTCCCTCATTTTAGAGAATCTCGGAAGAAGCAACTGAGGGAGCGCAGGCGCATCACCAGGGAAAACCACAAAAACTCTGACCTTGAAAGACAAGCACGACATAGGACAT TGTCAGTTCCGCTGGACGAGGTGAAAGCTGAATGGGAGATAACAAACGGGCCTTTCCATTTGCGGAAAATCAGCGAACACTATGCTGTTTACAGAGACCTGTTCAACGGAGCAACTTTCCTTCCTCGTGTGATGCTGCGTGTTCAGTATGACTGTGAGGATGACGTTGTGCCAGTATATCATGGGAATGTGGTCACCCCCACAGAG GCTTTAAATTCTCCAAAAGTGTCTTTTGAAGCAGAAGCGGGGTCCCTTTGGACACTGCTGTTTACCAATCCAG ACGGACATCTGAGAGACAATGATTCCGAGTATGTCCACTGGCTGGT CGGTAATATACCTGGGAATGCTGTATCAGATGGAGAGGATGTCTGTCATTATTTCCCCCCTTTCCCTGCCAAAGGTACAGGATATCACCGCTGCATCTTCATCCTTTTTAAGCAGGATAAAGTAATCGACTTCAAAGAAGACTTCAGACCATTGCCCTG TCACAGTTTGAAGATGCGAACCTTTAAGACTTTGGATTTCTACAAGAAACATGAGGATCTGTTGACTCCAGCTGGACTGGCTTTCTTTCAGTGTCGTTGGGATGAGTCAGTCACAGACATCTTCCACAAACTGCTGG ATATGAAGGAGCCGGTGTTTGAATATGACTTTCCTCCAGTCTACCATCCGCCTCAGAAGAAATACCCTCATGGTCAGCCGCTCCGGTACCTGGATCGATATAGAGACAGCCATGAGCCCACCTATGGGATCTACTGA